From a single Candidatus Brevundimonas phytovorans genomic region:
- a CDS encoding sorbosone dehydrogenase family protein encodes MDRRRLVAALPLLMALAACGTESRLPESLGIGADPQLPEARPQRLPTVKIAPAVGWPQGAAPVAAQGLAVNAFATGLAHPRWLYELPNGDVLVAESNAPPKPDDKKGGLRGWIQGLVMGRAGAGVPSADRITLLRDADDDGVAEVKTVFLSGLTSPFGMALVGDRLFVANADAVVAVPYQSGQTRISVAPVKVADLPAGRNHHWTKSLVASADGSKLYVGVGSNSNVGENGLDEEVDRAAILEIDLATGARRVFASGLRNPVGMAWNPEDGRLWVSVNERDEIGDDLVPDYMTSVTPGGFYGWPWSYYGQTVDARVQPPRPDMVAKALKPDYALGSHTASLGLTFYTGALMPQWRNGAIVGQHGSWNRNPPAGYKVIFIPFSGGKPAGPPQDVLTGFRNEKGEAMGRPVGVLGVRSGALLVADDVGDAVWRVTPARP; translated from the coding sequence ATGGATCGCCGCCGCCTCGTCGCCGCCCTGCCCCTGCTGATGGCGCTCGCCGCCTGCGGCACGGAGAGCCGGCTGCCGGAAAGCCTCGGCATCGGCGCCGATCCCCAACTGCCCGAAGCCCGTCCCCAGCGCCTGCCGACCGTCAAGATCGCCCCTGCCGTCGGCTGGCCCCAGGGCGCCGCGCCGGTCGCGGCCCAGGGCCTGGCCGTCAACGCCTTCGCCACGGGCCTCGCCCACCCGCGCTGGCTCTATGAACTGCCCAACGGCGATGTCCTGGTCGCCGAAAGCAACGCCCCGCCCAAGCCCGACGACAAGAAGGGCGGCCTGCGCGGCTGGATTCAGGGCCTGGTCATGGGCCGGGCGGGCGCGGGCGTGCCCAGCGCCGACCGCATCACCCTGCTGCGCGACGCCGACGACGACGGCGTGGCCGAGGTGAAGACCGTCTTCCTGTCGGGCCTGACCTCGCCCTTCGGCATGGCCCTGGTCGGCGACCGCCTGTTCGTGGCCAACGCCGACGCCGTGGTCGCCGTGCCTTATCAGAGCGGCCAGACCCGGATCAGCGTCGCGCCGGTCAAGGTCGCGGACCTGCCCGCCGGTCGCAACCACCACTGGACCAAGAGCCTGGTCGCCTCGGCGGACGGCTCGAAACTCTATGTCGGCGTCGGCTCCAACTCCAACGTCGGAGAAAACGGCCTGGACGAGGAGGTCGACCGCGCCGCCATCCTCGAGATCGACCTGGCCACCGGCGCGCGCCGCGTCTTCGCCTCGGGCCTGCGCAATCCGGTCGGCATGGCCTGGAACCCCGAGGACGGGCGGCTGTGGGTCTCGGTCAACGAACGCGACGAGATCGGCGACGATCTGGTGCCCGACTACATGACCTCGGTCACGCCCGGCGGCTTCTACGGCTGGCCGTGGAGCTATTACGGCCAGACGGTCGATGCGCGGGTCCAGCCGCCTCGCCCGGATATGGTCGCCAAGGCCCTCAAGCCCGACTATGCGCTCGGTTCCCACACCGCTTCACTGGGCCTGACCTTCTATACCGGCGCCCTAATGCCCCAATGGCGCAACGGGGCCATTGTCGGCCAGCACGGCTCGTGGAACCGCAACCCGCCCGCCGGCTACAAGGTCATCTTCATCCCCTTCAGCGGCGGCAAGCCCGCCGGTCCGCCCCAGGATGTCCTGACCGGCTTCCGCAACGAGAAAGGCGAGGCCATGGGCCGCCCGGTCGGGGTGCTCGGCGTCCGCTCCGGCGCCCTGCTGGTGGCCGACGACGTGGGCGACGCCGTCTGGCGGGTGACGCCCGCCCGCCCCTGA
- a CDS encoding lipocalin family protein — protein MPAAPFSRRLAAAAPVAALLLTLAACATAPSMSETRAPQPLKPIDAERLWSGRWHEVARLPMKITDGCVAGASLYDFTPPARVAVRDTCQVGTPEGREKAIDGRGEILDPGMNAKLRVKYLWGLITWDYWVLDRAEDYSWFISSDPTFDKLFIYTRDVPTPDQLARLTRRAGELGYDVRRLEFPAQPRS, from the coding sequence ATGCCCGCCGCCCCCTTCTCGCGTCGCCTCGCCGCCGCGGCGCCGGTCGCCGCCCTCCTCCTGACCTTGGCCGCCTGCGCCACGGCGCCGTCCATGAGCGAGACCCGCGCGCCCCAGCCGCTGAAACCCATCGACGCCGAGCGCCTGTGGTCGGGCCGCTGGCACGAGGTCGCCCGCCTGCCGATGAAGATCACCGACGGCTGCGTGGCCGGCGCCAGCCTCTATGACTTCACCCCGCCCGCCCGCGTGGCGGTGCGCGACACCTGCCAGGTCGGCACGCCCGAGGGCCGCGAGAAGGCCATCGACGGCCGCGGCGAGATTCTGGACCCCGGCATGAACGCCAAGCTGCGGGTCAAATACCTGTGGGGCTTGATCACCTGGGACTACTGGGTGCTGGATCGGGCCGAGGACTATTCCTGGTTCATCTCGTCGGACCCGACCTTCGACAAGCTGTTCATCTATACCCGCGACGTCCCGACGCCCGACCAGTTGGCGCGGCTGACGCGACGGGCCGGCGAACTGGGCTATGATGTCCGTCGACTGGAGTTCCCCGCCCAGCCCCGTTCTTGA
- a CDS encoding ABC transporter ATP-binding protein, with protein sequence MSPVITIQGLTKTYKSGHQALKRVDLEIEKGEIFALLGPNGAGKTTMISIICGIVTPSTGTVIADGHDIQKDYRAARTRIGLVPQELTTDAFETVLATVTFSRGLFGKAPNPAHIEKVLRDLSLWDKKDAKIMTLSGGMKRRVMIAKALSHEPDILFLDEPTAGVDVELRRDMWGLVRQLRDQGVTIILTTHYIEEAEEMADRVGVILKGELILVEKTATLMRKLGKKTLTLNLQEPMAVIPPELAEWDLSLKNEGGELEYAFDAHAEKTGVPSLLRRLSDLGVAFKDLNTRQSSLEDIFVSLVHRDGASEGEAA encoded by the coding sequence ATGTCGCCAGTCATCACTATTCAGGGTCTGACCAAGACCTATAAATCCGGCCATCAGGCCCTGAAGCGGGTCGATCTGGAGATCGAGAAGGGCGAGATCTTCGCCCTGCTGGGGCCGAACGGCGCGGGCAAGACGACGATGATCTCCATCATCTGCGGCATCGTCACGCCCTCGACCGGGACGGTGATCGCCGACGGCCATGACATCCAGAAAGACTATCGCGCCGCCCGCACCCGCATCGGCCTGGTGCCGCAGGAGCTGACGACGGACGCCTTCGAGACCGTGCTGGCCACCGTCACCTTCAGCCGGGGCCTGTTCGGCAAGGCGCCGAACCCGGCCCATATCGAAAAGGTGCTGCGCGACCTGTCTCTATGGGACAAGAAGGACGCCAAGATCATGACCCTGTCCGGCGGGATGAAGCGCCGTGTCATGATCGCCAAGGCCCTGAGCCACGAGCCCGACATCCTGTTCCTGGATGAGCCGACGGCGGGCGTGGACGTGGAGCTGCGCCGCGACATGTGGGGCCTGGTGCGCCAGTTGCGGGATCAGGGCGTCACCATCATCCTGACCACCCACTATATCGAGGAGGCCGAGGAGATGGCCGATCGGGTGGGGGTCATCCTCAAGGGCGAGCTGATCCTGGTCGAGAAGACCGCGACCCTCATGCGCAAGCTGGGCAAGAAGACCCTGACGCTGAACCTGCAGGAGCCGATGGCGGTCATCCCGCCGGAGCTGGCGGAATGGGACCTGAGCCTGAAAAACGAGGGCGGGGAGCTGGAATACGCCTTCGACGCCCACGCCGAGAAGACCGGGGTGCCGTCGCTGCTGCGTCGCCTGTCCGATCTGGGCGTCGCCTTCAAGGACCTGAACACCCGCCAGAGCTCGCTGGAAGACATCTTTGTCAGCCTGGTCCACCGTGACGGGGCCAGCGAAGGGGAGGCTGCGTGA
- a CDS encoding ABC transporter permease has translation MTFNGHGVWAIYRFEMARALRTLWQSIVTPVITTALYFVVFGGAIGSRMSEVGGVPYGAFIVPGLIMLSLFTQSIFNASFGIYFPKFTGTIYEILSAPVSPLEIVIAYVGAAATKSAVLGLIILATAALFVPLQILHPFWMLAFLILIATTFSLFGFIIGVWAQNFEQLQMIPMLIVTPLTFLGGAFYSIDMLPDGWRTVTLFNPVVYLISGFRWAFYGIGDVSVGLSLTATLGFFFACLAVVGWIFRTGYRLKN, from the coding sequence ATGACGTTCAACGGACACGGCGTCTGGGCCATCTATCGCTTCGAGATGGCGCGGGCCCTGCGCACCCTGTGGCAGTCCATCGTGACGCCGGTGATCACCACGGCGCTTTACTTCGTCGTCTTCGGCGGGGCCATCGGCAGCCGCATGAGCGAGGTCGGGGGCGTGCCCTACGGCGCCTTCATCGTGCCGGGCCTGATCATGCTGAGCCTGTTCACCCAGTCGATCTTCAATGCCAGCTTCGGCATCTATTTCCCGAAATTCACCGGCACAATCTACGAGATCCTGTCGGCGCCCGTCAGTCCGCTGGAGATCGTCATCGCCTATGTCGGGGCGGCAGCGACCAAGTCGGCGGTGCTGGGCCTGATCATCCTGGCGACGGCGGCCCTGTTCGTGCCCTTGCAGATATTGCACCCCTTCTGGATGCTGGCCTTCCTGATCCTGATCGCCACCACCTTCAGCCTGTTCGGCTTCATCATCGGGGTCTGGGCGCAGAATTTCGAACAGCTGCAGATGATCCCCATGCTGATCGTGACGCCGCTGACCTTCCTGGGCGGGGCCTTCTATTCGATCGACATGCTGCCGGACGGCTGGCGGACGGTGACGCTGTTCAACCCGGTGGTCTATCTGATCTCGGGCTTCCGCTGGGCCTTCTACGGCATCGGCGACGTCAGCGTGGGGCTGAGCCTGACGGCCACGCTGGGCTTCTTCTTCGCCTGTCTGGCGGTGGTGGGCTGGATCTTCAGGACAGGCTATCGTCTGAAGAACTGA
- a CDS encoding ribonuclease, with amino-acid sequence MRPTLLLSPLTAPLLAGALLLAACEPRLSSPVMTAAAEGATCAVPADLAPARPYPVPADEAAPDVPVAFNMLAVSWSPQACRSGKDYPDARYQCASNQFGLTLHGLWPNGAADQHPRYCAAPGPAIPVATVKKNFCMTPSPSLQQHEWAAHGTCGWDSPEAYFEQAARMWNGLNKPDLEAIPAERLTAGAIRDAFVASNPGLPRNGVFIATTDGWFREARLCYSKAYQPMACPRGLGAPDRERLKLAPTGVSQTPR; translated from the coding sequence ATGCGGCCGACCCTGCTGCTCTCGCCCCTCACGGCTCCCCTTCTTGCGGGCGCCCTGCTGCTGGCCGCCTGCGAGCCGCGCCTGTCCTCGCCAGTGATGACCGCCGCCGCCGAGGGCGCGACCTGCGCCGTCCCCGCCGACCTGGCGCCGGCCCGCCCCTACCCCGTCCCGGCCGACGAGGCCGCGCCCGACGTGCCGGTCGCCTTCAACATGCTGGCCGTCAGCTGGTCGCCCCAGGCCTGCCGCTCGGGCAAGGACTACCCCGACGCGCGCTATCAGTGCGCCAGCAACCAGTTCGGCCTGACCCTGCACGGCCTGTGGCCCAATGGCGCCGCTGACCAGCACCCGCGCTACTGCGCCGCCCCCGGCCCGGCCATCCCCGTGGCGACGGTGAAGAAGAACTTCTGCATGACCCCCTCGCCGTCCTTGCAACAGCACGAATGGGCCGCCCACGGCACCTGCGGCTGGGACAGCCCGGAAGCCTATTTCGAGCAGGCCGCCCGCATGTGGAACGGCCTGAACAAGCCCGATCTCGAAGCCATCCCGGCCGAGCGCCTGACCGCCGGCGCCATCCGCGACGCCTTTGTCGCCTCAAACCCCGGCCTGCCGCGCAACGGCGTCTTCATCGCCACCACCGACGGCTGGTTCCGCGAGGCGCGGCTCTGCTACTCGAAGGCCTATCAGCCCATGGCCTGCCCGCGCGGCCTCGGCGCGCCTGACCGCGAGCGGCTGAAGCTGGCGCCCACCGGCGTGTCGCAAACGCCCCGTTAA
- a CDS encoding DsbA family oxidoreductase, which yields MTEVTDAAPAPLKTLKIDFVSDVVCPWCAVGLGGLTTALDRLKGEGIAADITFQPFELNPQIAPEGENIVEHIGRKYGSTPEQSAQNREMIRARAAEVGFDMKMGPESRIWNTFDAHRLLHWAHETAPEKQEALKRALFTAHFTDNRNITDARVLTEAAEAAGLDRAEAGEVLASGRYAQEVRGAEELWRVRGITSVPAVVVEGKYLISGGQPAAAFEEALRKIAADV from the coding sequence ATGACCGAAGTGACCGACGCTGCGCCCGCTCCCTTGAAAACCCTGAAGATCGACTTCGTTTCGGACGTGGTCTGCCCCTGGTGCGCGGTCGGTCTGGGCGGGCTGACGACGGCGCTCGACAGGCTGAAAGGCGAGGGGATCGCCGCCGACATCACCTTCCAGCCGTTTGAGCTGAACCCGCAGATCGCGCCGGAAGGCGAGAACATCGTCGAGCATATCGGCCGCAAGTATGGTTCGACGCCTGAACAGTCGGCCCAGAACCGCGAGATGATCCGGGCGCGCGCCGCCGAGGTCGGCTTTGACATGAAGATGGGGCCGGAAAGCCGCATCTGGAACACCTTCGACGCCCACCGTCTGCTGCACTGGGCGCATGAGACGGCGCCGGAGAAGCAGGAGGCGCTGAAGCGCGCCCTGTTCACCGCCCACTTCACCGACAACCGCAACATCACCGACGCCCGCGTCCTGACCGAGGCCGCCGAGGCCGCCGGGCTGGACCGGGCCGAGGCGGGCGAGGTCCTGGCCTCTGGGCGGTATGCGCAGGAGGTGCGCGGGGCGGAGGAGCTGTGGCGGGTGCGGGGGATTACCTCGGTGCCGGCTGTGGTGGTTGAGGGGAAATACCTGATCAGCGGCGGGCAACCGGCGGCGGCGTTTGAAGAAGCGCTGCGGAAGATCGCGGCGGATGTTTAG